A part of Desulfovibrio sp. genomic DNA contains:
- a CDS encoding PAS domain-containing protein has translation MNIQPSLRAKLILFCLAIGILPLAFMGVYSVRQASDSLSMQAFSQLESVRDSRKQSLLQLVDKWHAEVRIYASVKEVYSSIAMLRDIFMGKAKPGLRADTSDPEFVEMVQFVAPAFQPFVSVLGYEDAILVDDYGRVLFTVQKGLELGEDLANGPLKDSALARAWQKALKGQTVFEDFAPHIPLQGEPTAFVASPVRNHVGGIDGVALLRLSPKDLAPIMKPRSGKDDSGESYLVGADRLMRSDSASYPQSHSVGASFANPAQGKMDTLFVSEALSGRTGSELSKDISGKSVLAAYAPISVGESTWALVTVIDEAEAFAAVSRLTHASLLLGLATAVIILVCSVAFLRREIILPFKSLQVFLDRIAEGDFQAELTGRFKSEMAILSGGLRRMVGELKNKLGFSQGILQAMTVPCLVTDPEGNILFVNSPLLELLEQDGPASRHVGTGVDRFFAGNPRLAQAPEKCFREKHPVQEVESKGCGARGRVFFVRQDCAPLYDLDGVPLGVFTLFTDLTEIKHQETLIRRQNEKITQVAEQANLIALHVAQGAEELSGQVDSIKVGAALQTTRLNETSKAMAEMNDTLIDVAKVASAAASSSDCAMTQAREGSDVVSECTVSIDAVFDLSRQQQQGMDELGRKATSIGRIIDVIDDIADQTNLLALNAAIEAARAGDAGRGFAVVAGEVRKLAEKTMAATREVSQSIEEIQRVTQLNIEGTQRSFSAIAQANDLVKRSGNALASIVEFTSSTADQVRRIAASAEEQSAAHHLVNSAVSEVNEIAQETSNGMVHTSEAVSYLAEQAAELKDLTDSMIGCEDTAPVCTNSVHDIGAKLDALRLPM, from the coding sequence GTGAATATCCAACCCAGCCTTCGCGCCAAGCTCATCCTCTTCTGCCTTGCCATCGGCATTCTGCCGCTCGCCTTCATGGGCGTCTACAGCGTCCGCCAGGCGTCCGACAGTCTGTCCATGCAAGCGTTCAGCCAGCTTGAATCCGTACGCGACTCGCGAAAGCAGTCCCTTCTCCAGCTTGTGGACAAGTGGCATGCGGAGGTTCGCATTTATGCCTCGGTCAAGGAAGTCTACAGCAGCATAGCCATGCTCCGAGACATCTTCATGGGGAAGGCCAAACCGGGCCTGCGAGCAGACACGAGCGACCCCGAGTTCGTGGAAATGGTTCAGTTTGTGGCCCCGGCCTTCCAACCCTTCGTCTCTGTGCTCGGATACGAGGACGCCATCCTTGTGGACGACTACGGCCGAGTCCTCTTCACCGTGCAAAAAGGCCTGGAACTGGGAGAAGACTTGGCCAACGGCCCCCTCAAGGATTCCGCTCTGGCCCGCGCATGGCAAAAGGCTTTGAAGGGCCAGACTGTGTTCGAAGACTTCGCCCCGCATATTCCTCTCCAGGGTGAGCCCACCGCTTTCGTGGCCAGCCCGGTACGCAACCATGTGGGTGGAATCGACGGAGTCGCGCTTTTGCGCCTCTCCCCCAAGGATTTGGCCCCCATCATGAAGCCCAGATCCGGAAAAGACGATTCCGGGGAAAGTTATCTTGTGGGAGCTGACCGGCTCATGCGATCCGACAGCGCCTCTTACCCTCAGTCGCACTCCGTGGGCGCATCCTTCGCAAACCCCGCACAGGGGAAAATGGATACCCTCTTCGTGTCCGAAGCCCTTTCTGGCCGCACGGGAAGCGAGCTCTCCAAGGATATCTCAGGCAAGTCCGTCCTTGCCGCCTATGCCCCTATCAGCGTTGGAGAATCCACCTGGGCCCTGGTGACCGTCATTGACGAAGCCGAGGCTTTCGCTGCAGTCAGCAGACTCACTCATGCCAGCCTGCTCCTTGGTCTGGCCACTGCCGTCATCATCCTCGTCTGTTCCGTGGCCTTTTTGCGCCGTGAGATAATTCTGCCCTTTAAGTCGCTGCAAGTCTTCCTGGACCGCATCGCCGAAGGAGACTTCCAGGCCGAACTGACGGGCCGCTTCAAGTCCGAAATGGCCATACTGAGCGGAGGTCTTAGACGAATGGTGGGAGAGCTCAAAAACAAGCTTGGCTTCTCCCAGGGCATCCTTCAAGCCATGACCGTCCCCTGCCTGGTCACCGATCCGGAAGGCAATATCCTTTTTGTGAACTCGCCCCTCCTGGAGCTTTTGGAACAAGACGGCCCCGCCTCCCGGCATGTCGGTACGGGCGTGGACCGCTTTTTTGCTGGCAACCCGCGTCTGGCTCAGGCTCCTGAAAAATGCTTCCGGGAAAAACACCCTGTCCAGGAGGTGGAATCCAAGGGATGCGGCGCTCGTGGCCGGGTGTTCTTCGTCCGCCAGGACTGCGCCCCTCTCTACGACCTGGACGGAGTTCCCCTGGGCGTCTTCACGCTTTTCACGGACCTGACCGAGATCAAACATCAGGAGACGCTCATCCGCCGCCAGAATGAAAAGATCACCCAGGTGGCCGAACAGGCCAACTTAATCGCCCTGCATGTTGCCCAGGGGGCTGAGGAACTTTCCGGGCAGGTGGACAGCATCAAGGTTGGTGCCGCACTCCAAACAACCCGTTTGAACGAAACCTCCAAGGCCATGGCCGAAATGAACGACACCCTCATCGACGTGGCCAAAGTCGCAAGCGCCGCAGCCAGCAGTTCAGATTGCGCCATGACCCAGGCCAGAGAAGGCTCAGACGTTGTGTCCGAGTGCACGGTATCCATCGACGCTGTGTTCGATCTGTCCCGTCAACAACAGCAAGGAATGGATGAACTTGGGAGAAAAGCCACCTCCATCGGCCGCATCATCGACGTTATCGATGACATCGCGGATCAAACCAACCTTCTGGCCTTGAACGCAGCCATCGAGGCTGCCCGCGCTGGAGACGCGGGACGGGGATTCGCGGTGGTGGCAGGAGAAGTCCGGAAGCTTGCCGAGAAAACCATGGCCGCAACCCGGGAGGTCTCGCAGAGTATTGAGGAAATCCAGCGTGTCACTCAGCTCAATATAGAGGGCACGCAACGATCGTTCAGCGCGATTGCACAGGCCAATGACCTAGTCAAACGTTCCGGGAACGCCTTGGCCAGCATTGTGGAGTTCACATCATCCACCGCGGATCAGGTCCGCCGCATCGCCGCATCAGCGGAAGAGCAATCAGCCGCGCATCATCTGGTGAATTCGGCCGTGTCCGAGGTGAACGAGATTGCCCAAGAAACCTCCAATGGCATGGTCCACACTTCAGAGGCTGTCTCCTACCTGGCTGAACAGGCTGCGGAACTTAAAGACCTGACCGACAGCATGATTGGCTGTGAGGATACGGCGCCCGTGTGCACCAACAGCGTGCATGATATTGGCGCCAAGTTGGATGCGCTCAGGTTGCCTATGTGA
- the pstC gene encoding phosphate ABC transporter permease subunit PstC: protein MAISRKLKDDLIRYFFMITAMVSIVSLALIMIYLFLEGLPLFKHVGVMEFLFGNLWYPTAEPAEFGIFPLIMASIAVTALSSSIAIPLGVMTAVYLAEIAGAKTRGILKPLVELLAALPSVVIGFFGMVVVAPFLQDTFDLATGLNLFNASLMLAFMSVPTICSVSEDAIYAVPRELKEASLALGATHWETIRRVILPASLSGVSTAVILGMSRAIGETMVVLMVAGGAAILPKSIFSAIRPMPSSIAAEMAEAPFRSDHYHALFAIGIVLFLFTLVFNIIAQHISEKHKQVGAATL, encoded by the coding sequence GTGGCCATCAGCCGAAAGCTCAAAGACGATCTGATCCGTTATTTCTTTATGATCACCGCCATGGTGTCCATTGTGTCCCTGGCGCTCATCATGATCTACCTCTTCCTGGAAGGGCTTCCTCTTTTCAAGCATGTGGGTGTGATGGAGTTTCTCTTCGGGAACCTGTGGTATCCGACTGCCGAGCCTGCGGAATTTGGGATTTTCCCCCTCATCATGGCTTCTATCGCGGTGACGGCGCTTTCGTCGTCCATAGCCATCCCCCTGGGTGTCATGACCGCGGTTTACCTTGCGGAAATAGCCGGGGCCAAGACACGCGGCATACTCAAACCACTGGTGGAACTTCTGGCAGCGTTGCCGTCGGTGGTTATCGGCTTCTTCGGCATGGTGGTGGTGGCCCCATTTCTCCAGGACACATTCGACTTGGCCACCGGCCTTAACCTGTTCAACGCCAGTCTGATGCTGGCCTTCATGTCCGTGCCCACCATCTGTTCGGTTTCCGAAGACGCCATCTACGCTGTTCCGCGCGAACTCAAGGAGGCATCCCTGGCCTTGGGAGCCACCCACTGGGAGACCATAAGAAGGGTTATTCTGCCCGCATCGCTTTCAGGCGTGTCCACCGCCGTCATTCTCGGCATGTCCAGGGCCATTGGGGAAACAATGGTGGTGCTCATGGTGGCGGGTGGAGCGGCAATTCTCCCCAAGTCGATTTTCTCAGCGATCCGGCCCATGCCGTCCTCCATCGCAGCCGAAATGGCCGAAGCGCCTTTTCGCTCGGACCACTACCACGCGCTTTTTGCCATAGGCATCGTGCTGTTTCTGTTCACCCTGGTTTTCAACATCATCGCCCAGCACATTTCCGAAAAACACAAACAGGTTGGAGCCGCCACTCTGTAG
- the pstA gene encoding phosphate ABC transporter permease PstA — translation MRRNDKLIKRRRGVQSLMWGVFKGAALVNAAALGIICVFLFYNGLPAISWEFLSQPPRNSMTAGGILPCIIGTIILSMGSMLVAFPLGVCAAIYLNEYAKPGKMVRMIRLGIANLAGVPSVVFGLFGLAFFVTFFGLGVSILSGVLTLTILVLPVIIGTSEEALKSVPNTYREASLGLGATKWQTIRFVVLPAAIPGMLTGAILGLSRAAGETAAIMFTAAVFFAPKLPTSVFSDVMALPYHIYVLATAGTDIDKTRPLQYGTALVLIALVLGMNLLAIVLRARLQRKG, via the coding sequence ATGCGTAGAAACGACAAGCTTATCAAACGGCGCAGGGGCGTCCAGAGCCTGATGTGGGGAGTGTTCAAGGGCGCGGCCCTGGTGAATGCGGCTGCACTGGGCATTATCTGCGTTTTTCTCTTCTACAACGGCCTGCCTGCCATATCCTGGGAGTTCCTCTCCCAGCCGCCTCGCAACTCCATGACAGCTGGTGGCATTCTGCCCTGCATAATCGGCACGATAATCCTGTCCATGGGGTCCATGCTGGTGGCCTTCCCCCTGGGTGTGTGCGCGGCCATATATTTGAACGAGTACGCCAAGCCAGGCAAAATGGTCCGTATGATCCGTCTGGGAATCGCCAATCTGGCAGGAGTACCTTCAGTGGTGTTCGGCCTTTTTGGGCTGGCCTTTTTCGTCACCTTTTTCGGGCTCGGGGTGAGCATTCTTTCCGGCGTGCTGACCCTCACCATCCTGGTTCTTCCCGTGATCATCGGTACCAGCGAGGAAGCCCTCAAGTCCGTGCCCAACACGTACCGGGAAGCATCGCTGGGACTGGGCGCAACCAAATGGCAGACCATCCGCTTCGTGGTGCTCCCGGCGGCCATCCCAGGCATGCTCACCGGGGCCATCCTCGGTCTGTCGCGCGCTGCCGGAGAGACCGCGGCCATCATGTTCACCGCCGCTGTGTTCTTCGCACCCAAGCTGCCCACTTCGGTGTTCTCGGACGTGATGGCGCTGCCCTACCACATTTACGTGCTCGCCACCGCGGGAACCGACATAGACAAGACCCGCCCCCTGCAATACGGCACCGCCCTGGTGCTCATAGCCCTTGTTCTGGGTATGAATCTGCTCGCCATTGTGCTTCGGGCCAGGCTGCAGAGAAAGGGCTGA
- a CDS encoding PstS family phosphate ABC transporter substrate-binding protein, with protein MKKIASFFFALLLTASLAQADTNIRVDGSTTVLPAMQKIVEAYMKANPGVNITVSGGGSGNGIKAIIDGTTDVAMSSREMKPKEMDAAKEKGRVVKPVEIALDALAPIVNPANPVKGLTAEQLQGIFAGKVKNWKEVGGDDREIVVISRDTSSGTYEAWQELIMKDQKVTPAALLQASSGAVLQVVGKNKYAIAYDGYAYVNNTVKALPVNGVAGSEKTVADKSYPVSRGLFIIVPEKATPEVQKFVDYILDPAKGQKMIGEVGYFPVKK; from the coding sequence ATGAAGAAAATCGCCAGTTTCTTTTTTGCATTACTGCTTACGGCCAGCCTGGCCCAGGCAGACACCAACATCCGAGTGGACGGTTCCACCACCGTGCTGCCCGCCATGCAGAAGATAGTAGAGGCCTACATGAAGGCCAACCCCGGGGTGAACATCACCGTTTCAGGTGGCGGATCAGGCAACGGCATCAAGGCCATCATCGACGGCACTACTGATGTTGCCATGTCTTCGCGCGAGATGAAGCCAAAGGAAATGGATGCAGCCAAGGAAAAGGGCCGCGTGGTGAAGCCTGTGGAGATCGCCCTGGACGCCCTGGCGCCCATCGTGAATCCGGCCAACCCCGTGAAGGGGCTTACCGCCGAACAGCTTCAGGGCATTTTCGCCGGCAAGGTCAAGAACTGGAAGGAAGTCGGCGGAGACGACAGGGAAATCGTGGTCATATCCCGCGATACCTCCTCCGGCACCTACGAAGCCTGGCAGGAACTGATCATGAAGGACCAGAAGGTGACCCCGGCCGCCCTTCTTCAGGCTTCTTCCGGCGCGGTGCTGCAGGTGGTGGGAAAGAACAAGTACGCAATCGCCTACGACGGTTACGCCTACGTGAACAACACCGTGAAGGCGCTTCCGGTCAACGGTGTTGCTGGCAGCGAGAAGACCGTGGCTGACAAGAGCTACCCGGTCTCGCGTGGCCTGTTCATCATTGTCCCCGAGAAGGCCACCCCCGAGGTGCAGAAGTTCGTGGACTACATCCTGGATCCGGCCAAGGGCCAGAAGATGATCGGCGAAGTCGGCTATTTCCCGGTAAAGAAATAG